In one Grus americana isolate bGruAme1 chromosome 1, bGruAme1.mat, whole genome shotgun sequence genomic region, the following are encoded:
- the LOC129197809 gene encoding taste receptor type 2 member 40-like yields the protein MSTLFSLLFLAIAIIESMAGLLGNRTILALSSTSCIRSKILSSYDMIMIFLSLSRFFLQSWMMLDLFLSLFCKTSYYEENLFVIFKTVFMFLNYSSLWFAAWLSVFYCTKVASFTQSFFIWLKQRISSLMPWMLITSSLFSFATSLPFAWDIYNVRNNFTAPLTMTNSSERRVTIKASLFFLILLCNAGITLPLTLFVVSSILLIRSLWVHTRQMQNNATGFRDPSLEAHISAIKSVFSFVILYVTYFISLVLTLANFFLPLSIGEAICIAVMAACPAGHSMVLIWSNPKFRELPARILHHANCHVRTRSM from the coding sequence ATGTCcacattattttctctcctttttctagCAATTGCTATAATTGAATCCATGGCAGGACTTCTAGGAAACAGAACTATCTTGGCTCTCAGTTCAACTAGCTGCATCAGGAGCAAAATATTGTCCTCGTATGATATGATTATGATCTTTCTGAGTTTATCCAGATTCTTTCTGCAGTCCTGGATGATGCTGGATTTGTTCCTAAGTCTGTTTTGCAAAACCTcctattatgaagaaaatttgtTTGTAATTTTCAAGACAGTTTTTATGTTTCTGAACTACTCCAGCCTCTGGTTTGCTGCCTGGCTTAGTGTCTTCTATTGTACCAAGGTTGCTAGTTTTACGCAGTCTTTTTTCATCTGGCTGAAGCAAAGAATTTCCAGTCTCATGCCCTGGATGCTGATAACAtcatctcttttctcctttgcaacCTCTCTTCCTTTCGCCTGGGATATCTACAATGTACGCAACAACTTCACTGCTCCTTTAACCATGacaaactcttcagaaagaAGAGTCACAATAAAagctagtttattttttttaattcttctctgTAATGCTGGTATAACTTTGCCTTTAACACTGTTTGTTGTTTCAAGTATCCTGCTGATTAGGTCTCTGTGGGTACACACCAGACAGATGCAAAATAATGCAACTGGCTTCAGGGATCCCAGCTTAGAGGCTCATATCAGTGCCATCAAGTCAGTCTTTTCCTTCGTTATCCTCTatgttacatattttatttctttggttcTCACTTTAGCCAACTTCTTTTTACCTTTAAGCATTGGGGAAGCCATATGTATAGCTGTAATGGCTGCCTGTCCTGCAGGACACTCTATGGTCTTAATCTGGAGCAACCCCAAATTTCGAGAGCTGCCAGCTAGGATTTTGCACCATGCAAACTGTCATGTCAGAACTAGATCTATGTAA